A part of Arachis hypogaea cultivar Tifrunner chromosome 12, arahy.Tifrunner.gnm2.J5K5, whole genome shotgun sequence genomic DNA contains:
- the LOC112728644 gene encoding NAD(P)H dehydrogenase (quinone) FQR1 produces MAPTKVYIVYYSMYGHVEKLAEEIKKGAASVEGVEAKLWQVPETLPEEVLGKMGAPPKSDVPIITPNELPEADGLLLGFPTRFGLMAAQFKAFLDATGGLWRTQALAGKPAGIFYSTGSQGGGQETTPLTSITQLVHHGMIFVPIGYTFGAGMFEMEKVKGGSPYGAGTFAGDGSRQPTELELAQAFHQGKYFAEIAKKLKGSQ; encoded by the exons ATGGCTCCTACTAAAGTTTACATTGT TTACTATTCCATGTACGGCCATGTTGAGAAGTTAGCTGAAGAGATTAAAAAGGGGGCTGCTTCTGTGGAAGGAGTAGAAGCAAAACTCTGGCAG GTACCTGAAACACTACCTGAAGAGGTACTTGGGAAGATGGGAGCACCTCCGAAGAGTGATGTGCCGATTATTACACCCAATGAGCTACCTGAGGCTGATGGTTTATTGCTTGGATTCCCAACGAGATTTGGACTCATGGCTGCTCAGTTTAAGGCATTCTTGGATGCAACTGGAGGCCTATGGCGTACACAGGCACTAGCAGGAAAGCCTGCCGGAATCTTTTACAGCACCGGTTCTCAAGGAGGCGGACAGGAGACCACCCC ATTGACATCCATTACTCAGCTCGTTCATCATGGGATGATCTTTGTGCCGATTGGATATACATTTGGTGCCGGGATGTTTGAGATGGAGAAGGTGAAGGGTGGCTCCCCATATGGTGCTGGTACGTTTGCCGGGGACGGCTCCAGACAGCCGACTGAGTTGGAATTGGCTCAGGCTTTCCATCAGGGGAAGTACTTTGCTGAGATTGCCAAGAAGTTAAAGGGATCTCAGTGA
- the LOC112728646 gene encoding transcription factor bHLH112 isoform X1 yields the protein MADDEDFQGAAGICGENWWRSIDSTRSVFPPLTSSSSPCSVAPPTDTRTWPSSDDHHHCFMDLKAPACDIISNNNNNNYHMGFHDAQEKPHNNKTSTNESQSGSILIDSTFQMMGFGLSSPNWDHQSLLENNNWSRKNFGTQQQEVSSTMDVFKRMNNQEFSSSTLIQTLYDPQRSSSSSSLFTNRSMSYSSSSTVNYHHASDEVSLSPITWPKLSSSSSSSSSSLSLLPPMAKHPDNNNIGLHFSNNNNTPFWNASSDAFPFEEDNKPNSPIILLNKLKSEELCLESVKKNNNVCSSPPPFKRPRIETPPPLPTFKVRKEKLGDRVTALQQLVSPFGKTDTASVLHEAIEYIKFLHDQVSVLSTPYMKSGASIQPNQECNDWKESSEGAKGDLRSRGLCLVPISSTFPVTTEVSADFWTPTLSLGGALLR from the exons ATGGCTGACGATGAGGATTTCCAAGGTGCAGCAGGGATTTGCGGTGAGAACTGGTGGAGGAGTATTGATTCAACAAGGAGTGTGTTCCCTCCTCTAACCTCATCATCATCACCTTGTTCCGTGGCACCACCCACCGACACTAGAACTTGGCCAAGTAGTGATGATCATCATCATTGTTTCATGGATTTGAAGGCACCGGCGTGTGATATTAttagtaacaataataataataattaccatATGGGTTTTCATGATGCACAAGAGAAGCCACACAACAACAAGACTAGTACTAATGAATCACAAAGTGGAAGCATCTTGATCGATTCAACCTTCCAAATGATGGGTTTTGGCTTGTCTTCACCCAATTGGGATCATCAATCTCTGTT AGAGAATAATAATTGGAGCAGAAAGAACTTTGGAACCCAACAACAAGAAGTTTCAAGTACCATGGATGTTTTCAAGCGCATGAATAACCAAGAATTTTCCTCATCAACACTGATTCAAACATTATATGATCCACAgcgctcatcatcatcatcatcacttttCACCAACCGTTCCATGTCCTATTCATCATCTTCTACAGTGAATTATCATCATGCCTCCGATGAAGTGTCACTGTCACCAATCACATGGCCTaaactctcttcttcttcttcttcttcatcttcttctttatcCCTACTTCCACCAATGGCAAAGCATCCTGACAATAACAATATTGGACTTCACTtttccaacaacaacaacacccCTTTCTGGAACGCTTCCTCCGACGCTTTTCCTTTTGAAGAAGACAACAAACCCAATTCCCCCATTATTCTACTTAACAAg CTTAAGAGCGAAGAATTGTGTCTGGAGTcggtaaagaaaaataataatgtttgcTCATCACCACCTCCATTCAAAAGGCCAAGAATTGAAACTCCACCCCCTTTACCAACTTTTAAG GTTCGGAAAGAGAAGTTAGGGGACCGAGTTACTGCTCTTCAGCAACTGGTTTCACCTTTCGGAAAG ACCGACACTGCATCCGTTCTCCACGAAGCCATTGAGTACATCAAGTTTCTTCATGATCAAGTCAGC GTTTTGAGTACTCCATATATGAAGAGTGGAGCTTCCATTCAACCCAATCAG GAATGTAATGATTGGAAAGAGTCATCAGAAGGGGcaaaaggagatttgagaagccGAGGGCTATGTTTGGTACCAATTTCAAGCACATTCCCGGTTACTACGGAGGTGAGTGCTGATTTCTGGACGCCAACATTATCATTGGGAGGAGCACTTCTAAGatag
- the LOC112728646 gene encoding transcription factor bHLH112 isoform X2, with protein MADDEDFQGAAGICGENWWRSIDSTRSVFPPLTSSSSPCSVAPPTDTRTWPSSDDHHHCFMDLKAPACDIISNNNNNNYHMGFHDAQEKPHNNKTSTNESQSGSILIDSTFQMMGFGLSSPNWDHQSLLENNNWSRKNFGTQQQEVSSTMDVFKRMNNQEFSSSTLIQTLYDPQRSSSSSSLFTNRSMSYSSSSTVNYHHASDEVSLSPITWPKLSSSSSSSSSSLSLLPPMAKHPDNNNIGLHFSNNNNTPFWNASSDAFPFEEDNKPNSPIILLNKLKSEELCLESVKKNNNVCSSPPPFKRPRIETPPPLPTFKVRKEKLGDRVTALQQLVSPFGKTDTASVLHEAIEYIKFLHDQVSVCFEYSIYEEWSFHSTQSGM; from the exons ATGGCTGACGATGAGGATTTCCAAGGTGCAGCAGGGATTTGCGGTGAGAACTGGTGGAGGAGTATTGATTCAACAAGGAGTGTGTTCCCTCCTCTAACCTCATCATCATCACCTTGTTCCGTGGCACCACCCACCGACACTAGAACTTGGCCAAGTAGTGATGATCATCATCATTGTTTCATGGATTTGAAGGCACCGGCGTGTGATATTAttagtaacaataataataataattaccatATGGGTTTTCATGATGCACAAGAGAAGCCACACAACAACAAGACTAGTACTAATGAATCACAAAGTGGAAGCATCTTGATCGATTCAACCTTCCAAATGATGGGTTTTGGCTTGTCTTCACCCAATTGGGATCATCAATCTCTGTT AGAGAATAATAATTGGAGCAGAAAGAACTTTGGAACCCAACAACAAGAAGTTTCAAGTACCATGGATGTTTTCAAGCGCATGAATAACCAAGAATTTTCCTCATCAACACTGATTCAAACATTATATGATCCACAgcgctcatcatcatcatcatcacttttCACCAACCGTTCCATGTCCTATTCATCATCTTCTACAGTGAATTATCATCATGCCTCCGATGAAGTGTCACTGTCACCAATCACATGGCCTaaactctcttcttcttcttcttcttcatcttcttctttatcCCTACTTCCACCAATGGCAAAGCATCCTGACAATAACAATATTGGACTTCACTtttccaacaacaacaacacccCTTTCTGGAACGCTTCCTCCGACGCTTTTCCTTTTGAAGAAGACAACAAACCCAATTCCCCCATTATTCTACTTAACAAg CTTAAGAGCGAAGAATTGTGTCTGGAGTcggtaaagaaaaataataatgtttgcTCATCACCACCTCCATTCAAAAGGCCAAGAATTGAAACTCCACCCCCTTTACCAACTTTTAAG GTTCGGAAAGAGAAGTTAGGGGACCGAGTTACTGCTCTTCAGCAACTGGTTTCACCTTTCGGAAAG ACCGACACTGCATCCGTTCTCCACGAAGCCATTGAGTACATCAAGTTTCTTCATGATCAAGTCAGCGTAT GTTTTGAGTACTCCATATATGAAGAGTGGAGCTTCCATTCAACCCAATCAG GAATGTAA